One Punica granatum isolate Tunisia-2019 chromosome 3, ASM765513v2, whole genome shotgun sequence genomic window carries:
- the LOC116200490 gene encoding uncharacterized protein LOC116200490 — protein sequence MVEKLHLKVEPHPDPYKLSWLKKGNDIHVNKRCLVQFSIGTHYKDEIMCDVVPMDVCHLLLGRPWLYDRRVIYDGFKNTYSFVKEGVKIILEPCRMEDKSKAVTGEESSYLSKSQFLQVMDRSSEAYALVLLEENEERGDIPPVVKSLLEEFRDVVPNEIPSGLPPMRDIQHHIDLVPGAAIPSKAAYRISPKEHE from the coding sequence ATGGTGGAAAAGTTGCACCTCAAGGTGGAGCCTCATCCGGATCCGTACAAGCTCTCTTGGCTTAAAAAAGGTAACGACATTCATGTCAATAAACGTTGTTTGGTGCAATTCTCTATTGGCACGCATTATAAGGATGAGATTATGTGCGATGTGGTTCCCATGGATGTGTGTCATTTACTTCTTGGACGGCCGTGGTTATATGATCGAAGGGTGATTTATGATGGCTTTAAGAACACTTACTCCTTTGTCAAGGAAGGTGTCAAGATTATTCTAGAACCTTGTAGAATGGAGGACAAGTCTAAGGCCGTCACCGGAGAAGAGAGCTCTTATCTCTCCAAATCTCAATTTCTCCAAGTCATGGATCGTTCTTCGGAGGCTTATGCACTCGTGCTCTtggaggagaatgaagaacgAGGGGATATTCCACCCGTAGTGAAGTCTTTGCTCGAAGAATTTCGGGATGTGGTGCCCAATGAGATTCCGTCGGGACTTCCTCCCATGCGGGATATCCAACATCATATTGATTTGGTGCCCGGGGCTGCTATCCCAAGTAAGGCGGCGTATCGAATAAGTCCAAAGGAACATGAGTAG